One stretch of Vigna unguiculata cultivar IT97K-499-35 unplaced genomic scaffold, ASM411807v1 contig_371, whole genome shotgun sequence DNA includes these proteins:
- the LOC114171879 gene encoding pentatricopeptide repeat-containing protein At4g35850, mitochondrial-like isoform X3, whose translation MKFLRSLIVQSRHAALVGSLNGVSGLRFFAVSTEEYAKRNYANNVSEYNTVLGSLTAQRRNFLLRDVYHDMMLDGVKPTRDTFHSLVVGTMKGARMQDAFFFVDQMKTMGLLPDVTLYNFLISTCGKCKNSNKAIQILEEMKCMEVKPNVQTYICLLNACAAGGRIDRVYAIVRDMIAAGLGLNKFCYAGLIVAHKNKTPLADDFSAKVIEFVEKSKMWSSVETNSANAENVMMGVTDEELYNLPTAEYIHRRGGFLNLPFTAYHTAFHAAADLKNVEQLKCDVSSFCAANSIRQGLFGGHLNECATRALATTSCASVSEDLPKDNSVSDMLVDSFGRLHTYLRISVTERCNLRCQYCMPAEGVELTPSPQILTKTEILRLANLFVSSGVTKIRLTGGEPTVRKDIEDICLELSNLKGLRTLSMTTNGIALTRKLPRLKDCGLTSLNISVDTLVPAKFEFMTRRRGHEKVMNSINAAIDLGFNPVKVNCVVMRGFNDDEICDFVELTRDKPIDIRFIEFMPFDGNVWNVKKLVPYSEMLDTVVR comes from the exons ATGAAGTTCCTTCGATCTCTCATTg TTCAATCACGTCATGCTGCGCTTGTCGGGTCACTGAATGGGGTTTCTGGACTCCGATTCTTCGCTGTTTCCACTGAAGAGTACGCCAAGAGAAACTATGCAAACAACGTTTCCGAGTACAACACTGTTTTGGGCTCTCTCACTGCACAAAGAAG GAATTTCTTGCTGAGAGATGTGTATCATGATATGATGCTTGATGGGGTGAAACCTACGCGCGACACTTTCCATTCCCTTGTTGTTGGAACTATGAAAGGAGCTAGGATGCAAGATGCTTTCTTCTTCGTGGACCAAATGAAAACTATGGGTTTGCTCCCTGAT GTTACTTTGTACAACTTTCTGATTTCGACTTGTGGAAAATGCAAGAACTCTAATAAGGCTATTCAG attttggAGGAAATGAAATGCATGGAAGTAAAGCCTAATGTACAAACCTACATCTGCTTGCTAAATGCTTGTGCTGCCGGTGGACGCATAGACCGAGT GTATGCAATTGTCCGTGATATGATAGCTGCTGGTCTGGGATTGAACAAGTTCTGCTATGCTGGGCTTATAGTTGCACACAAGAATAAGACACCTCTTGCTGATGATTTTTCTGCAAAA GTCATTGAGTTTGTGGAGAAGTCAAAGATGTGGTCTTCAGTTGAAACCAACAGTGCCAATGCTGAGAATGTGATGATGGGTGTTACTGATGAAGAATTATACAACCTACCAACAGCAGAATATATTCATAGGCGTGGAGGGTTTTTGAATCTACCATTTACAGCTTATCACACTGCATTTCATGCTGCTGCAGACCTAAAAAATGTTGAG CAGTTGAAATGTGATGTGAGTTCGTTCTGTGCTGCCAATAGTATTCGTCAAGGTTTGTTCGGTGGACACTTGAATGAATGTGCCACAAGAGCTTTGGCCACTACATCTTGTGCTTCGGTGTCTGAAGATCTGCCAAAGGATAATTCCGTCTCTGATATGTTGGTAGATTCATTTGGAAGGCTTCACACATACTTGAGAATATCTGTAACAGAGAGGTGCAATTTAAGGTGTCAGTATTGTATGCCAGCAGAAGGTGTGGAACTCACTCCTAGCcctcaaattttgacaaaaactGAGATTCTACGATTGGCAAATCTGTTTGTAAGCTCCGGGGTAACTAAAATACGTTTGACGGGTGGGGAACCAACTGTTAGAAAGGATATTGAAGACATATGTTTGGAATTATCAAACTTGAAGGGACTGAGAACATTGTCCATGACTACCAATGGTATTGCTTTAACGAGAAAACTTCCAAGGCTGAAAGATTGTGGGCTTACTTCCCTCAACATTAGTGTAGACACTTTGGTACCTGCAAAGTTTGAGTTTATGACCAGACGCAGAGGgcatgaaaaagttatgaattcAATTAATGCTGCCATAGACCTTGGATTTAATCCAGTTAAG GTCAATTGTGTTGTAATGCGAGGATTCAATGATGATGAGATCTGTGATTTTGTTGAGCTGACCCGGGACAAGCCAATTGATATTCGCTTTATAGAGTTCATGCCTTTTGATGGGAATGTTTGGAATGTCAAGAAACTTGTACCCTACTCAGAAATGTTGGATACAGTGGTAAG ATGA
- the LOC114171879 gene encoding GTP 3',8-cyclase, mitochondrial-like isoform X1 translates to MKFLRSLIVQSRHAALVGSLNGVSGLRFFAVSTEEYAKRNYANNVSEYNTVLGSLTAQRRNFLLRDVYHDMMLDGVKPTRDTFHSLVVGTMKGARMQDAFFFVDQMKTMGLLPDVTLYNFLISTCGKCKNSNKAIQILEEMKCMEVKPNVQTYICLLNACAAGGRIDRVYAIVRDMIAAGLGLNKFCYAGLIVAHKNKTPLADDFSAKVIEFVEKSKMWSSVETNSANAENVMMGVTDEELYNLPTAEYIHRRGGFLNLPFTAYHTAFHAAADLKNVEQLKCDVSSFCAANSIRQGLFGGHLNECATRALATTSCASVSEDLPKDNSVSDMLVDSFGRLHTYLRISVTERCNLRCQYCMPAEGVELTPSPQILTKTEILRLANLFVSSGVTKIRLTGGEPTVRKDIEDICLELSNLKGLRTLSMTTNGIALTRKLPRLKDCGLTSLNISVDTLVPAKFEFMTRRRGHEKVMNSINAAIDLGFNPVKVNCVVMRGFNDDEICDFVELTRDKPIDIRFIEFMPFDGNVWNVKKLVPYSEMLDTVMKQFPSLKRDQDHPTDTAKNFTIDGHEGRVSFITSMTEHFCAGCNRLRLLADGNFKVCLFGPSEVSLRDPLRCGAEDHELREIIGAAVKKKKASHAGMFDIAKTANRPMIHIGG, encoded by the exons ATGAAGTTCCTTCGATCTCTCATTg TTCAATCACGTCATGCTGCGCTTGTCGGGTCACTGAATGGGGTTTCTGGACTCCGATTCTTCGCTGTTTCCACTGAAGAGTACGCCAAGAGAAACTATGCAAACAACGTTTCCGAGTACAACACTGTTTTGGGCTCTCTCACTGCACAAAGAAG GAATTTCTTGCTGAGAGATGTGTATCATGATATGATGCTTGATGGGGTGAAACCTACGCGCGACACTTTCCATTCCCTTGTTGTTGGAACTATGAAAGGAGCTAGGATGCAAGATGCTTTCTTCTTCGTGGACCAAATGAAAACTATGGGTTTGCTCCCTGAT GTTACTTTGTACAACTTTCTGATTTCGACTTGTGGAAAATGCAAGAACTCTAATAAGGCTATTCAG attttggAGGAAATGAAATGCATGGAAGTAAAGCCTAATGTACAAACCTACATCTGCTTGCTAAATGCTTGTGCTGCCGGTGGACGCATAGACCGAGT GTATGCAATTGTCCGTGATATGATAGCTGCTGGTCTGGGATTGAACAAGTTCTGCTATGCTGGGCTTATAGTTGCACACAAGAATAAGACACCTCTTGCTGATGATTTTTCTGCAAAA GTCATTGAGTTTGTGGAGAAGTCAAAGATGTGGTCTTCAGTTGAAACCAACAGTGCCAATGCTGAGAATGTGATGATGGGTGTTACTGATGAAGAATTATACAACCTACCAACAGCAGAATATATTCATAGGCGTGGAGGGTTTTTGAATCTACCATTTACAGCTTATCACACTGCATTTCATGCTGCTGCAGACCTAAAAAATGTTGAG CAGTTGAAATGTGATGTGAGTTCGTTCTGTGCTGCCAATAGTATTCGTCAAGGTTTGTTCGGTGGACACTTGAATGAATGTGCCACAAGAGCTTTGGCCACTACATCTTGTGCTTCGGTGTCTGAAGATCTGCCAAAGGATAATTCCGTCTCTGATATGTTGGTAGATTCATTTGGAAGGCTTCACACATACTTGAGAATATCTGTAACAGAGAGGTGCAATTTAAGGTGTCAGTATTGTATGCCAGCAGAAGGTGTGGAACTCACTCCTAGCcctcaaattttgacaaaaactGAGATTCTACGATTGGCAAATCTGTTTGTAAGCTCCGGGGTAACTAAAATACGTTTGACGGGTGGGGAACCAACTGTTAGAAAGGATATTGAAGACATATGTTTGGAATTATCAAACTTGAAGGGACTGAGAACATTGTCCATGACTACCAATGGTATTGCTTTAACGAGAAAACTTCCAAGGCTGAAAGATTGTGGGCTTACTTCCCTCAACATTAGTGTAGACACTTTGGTACCTGCAAAGTTTGAGTTTATGACCAGACGCAGAGGgcatgaaaaagttatgaattcAATTAATGCTGCCATAGACCTTGGATTTAATCCAGTTAAG GTCAATTGTGTTGTAATGCGAGGATTCAATGATGATGAGATCTGTGATTTTGTTGAGCTGACCCGGGACAAGCCAATTGATATTCGCTTTATAGAGTTCATGCCTTTTGATGGGAATGTTTGGAATGTCAAGAAACTTGTACCCTACTCAGAAATGTTGGATACAGTG ATGAAACAGTTTCCAAGCTTAAAAAGAGATCAGGATCACCCTACAGATACGGCCAAAAATTTCACAATAGATGGGCATGAAGGTAGAGTTTCGTTTATCACATCAATGACTGAGCATTTCTGTGCTGGTTGCAATAGATTGCGGCTACTTGCTGATGGAAACTTCAAAGTCTGTTTATTTGGTCCTTCGGAG GTTAGTTTAAGAGATCCTTTGAGATGTGGTGCAGAGGATCATGAACTTAGGGAGATAATAGGAGCAGCG gtgaagaagaagaaagcttCACATGCTGGCATGTTTGATATAGCAAAGACTGCAAATAGGCCCATGATACATATTGGTGGATAA
- the LOC114171877 gene encoding agamous-like MADS-box protein AGL82 encodes MGRARVTLKQISSERCRKTTLARRKRGLMKKMWEFSKRCGGEQCLIVYDDDGDVEAVTSPQNPIEIHSMIQKYYETQLKNGRPHKTYGIQEFFENRKNMIEAEISKVHKEISSIKYPTWDPSFVNMEEDELRAFCAHVDAKIQACDEGIKLLKNKNVPNLMQNFDENSYC; translated from the coding sequence ATGGGTCGTGCAAGAGTAACCTTAAAACAGATCTCGAGTGAAAGATGTCGCAAGACAACTTTGGCGCGAAGAAAGAGAGGACTGATGAAGAAAATGTGGGAATTTTCGAAGAGGTGCGGTGGTGAGCAGTGTTTGATTGTgtatgatgatgatggtgatgtTGAAGCAGTGACTTCGCCCCAAAACCCTATAGAAATACATTCGATGATTCAAAAGTACTATGAAACTCAATTAAAGAATGGGAGACCTCACAAGACTTACGGTATTCAAGAGTTTTTTGAGAACAGAAAGAACATGATTGAAGCTGAGATTTCCAAAGTTCATAAAGAAATCAGCAGCATCAAGTACCCAACTTGGGATCCAAGTTTCGTGAACATGGAAGAGGATGAATTGAGGGCCTTCTGTGCTCATGTGGATGCCAAAATTCAAGCCTGTGATGAGGGAATTAAATTGTTGAAGAACAAGAATGTACCCAATCTGATGCAGAATTTCGATGAAAATAGTTATTGTTGA
- the LOC114171879 gene encoding GTP 3',8-cyclase, mitochondrial-like isoform X2: MKFLRSLIVQSRHAALVGSLNGVSGLRFFAVSTEEYAKRNYANNVSEYNTVLGSLTAQRRNFLLRDVYHDMMLDGVKPTRDTFHSLVVGTMKGARMQDAFFFVDQMKTMGLLPDVTLYNFLISTCGKCKNSNKAIQILEEMKCMEVKPNVQTYICLLNACAAGGRIDRVYAIVRDMIAAGLGLNKFCYAGLIVAHKNKTPLADDFSAKVIEFVEKSKMWSSVETNSANAENVMMGVTDEELYNLPTAEYIHRRGGFLNLPFTAYHTAFHAAADLKNVELKCDVSSFCAANSIRQGLFGGHLNECATRALATTSCASVSEDLPKDNSVSDMLVDSFGRLHTYLRISVTERCNLRCQYCMPAEGVELTPSPQILTKTEILRLANLFVSSGVTKIRLTGGEPTVRKDIEDICLELSNLKGLRTLSMTTNGIALTRKLPRLKDCGLTSLNISVDTLVPAKFEFMTRRRGHEKVMNSINAAIDLGFNPVKVNCVVMRGFNDDEICDFVELTRDKPIDIRFIEFMPFDGNVWNVKKLVPYSEMLDTVMKQFPSLKRDQDHPTDTAKNFTIDGHEGRVSFITSMTEHFCAGCNRLRLLADGNFKVCLFGPSEVSLRDPLRCGAEDHELREIIGAAVKKKKASHAGMFDIAKTANRPMIHIGG; encoded by the exons ATGAAGTTCCTTCGATCTCTCATTg TTCAATCACGTCATGCTGCGCTTGTCGGGTCACTGAATGGGGTTTCTGGACTCCGATTCTTCGCTGTTTCCACTGAAGAGTACGCCAAGAGAAACTATGCAAACAACGTTTCCGAGTACAACACTGTTTTGGGCTCTCTCACTGCACAAAGAAG GAATTTCTTGCTGAGAGATGTGTATCATGATATGATGCTTGATGGGGTGAAACCTACGCGCGACACTTTCCATTCCCTTGTTGTTGGAACTATGAAAGGAGCTAGGATGCAAGATGCTTTCTTCTTCGTGGACCAAATGAAAACTATGGGTTTGCTCCCTGAT GTTACTTTGTACAACTTTCTGATTTCGACTTGTGGAAAATGCAAGAACTCTAATAAGGCTATTCAG attttggAGGAAATGAAATGCATGGAAGTAAAGCCTAATGTACAAACCTACATCTGCTTGCTAAATGCTTGTGCTGCCGGTGGACGCATAGACCGAGT GTATGCAATTGTCCGTGATATGATAGCTGCTGGTCTGGGATTGAACAAGTTCTGCTATGCTGGGCTTATAGTTGCACACAAGAATAAGACACCTCTTGCTGATGATTTTTCTGCAAAA GTCATTGAGTTTGTGGAGAAGTCAAAGATGTGGTCTTCAGTTGAAACCAACAGTGCCAATGCTGAGAATGTGATGATGGGTGTTACTGATGAAGAATTATACAACCTACCAACAGCAGAATATATTCATAGGCGTGGAGGGTTTTTGAATCTACCATTTACAGCTTATCACACTGCATTTCATGCTGCTGCAGACCTAAAAAATGTTGAG TTGAAATGTGATGTGAGTTCGTTCTGTGCTGCCAATAGTATTCGTCAAGGTTTGTTCGGTGGACACTTGAATGAATGTGCCACAAGAGCTTTGGCCACTACATCTTGTGCTTCGGTGTCTGAAGATCTGCCAAAGGATAATTCCGTCTCTGATATGTTGGTAGATTCATTTGGAAGGCTTCACACATACTTGAGAATATCTGTAACAGAGAGGTGCAATTTAAGGTGTCAGTATTGTATGCCAGCAGAAGGTGTGGAACTCACTCCTAGCcctcaaattttgacaaaaactGAGATTCTACGATTGGCAAATCTGTTTGTAAGCTCCGGGGTAACTAAAATACGTTTGACGGGTGGGGAACCAACTGTTAGAAAGGATATTGAAGACATATGTTTGGAATTATCAAACTTGAAGGGACTGAGAACATTGTCCATGACTACCAATGGTATTGCTTTAACGAGAAAACTTCCAAGGCTGAAAGATTGTGGGCTTACTTCCCTCAACATTAGTGTAGACACTTTGGTACCTGCAAAGTTTGAGTTTATGACCAGACGCAGAGGgcatgaaaaagttatgaattcAATTAATGCTGCCATAGACCTTGGATTTAATCCAGTTAAG GTCAATTGTGTTGTAATGCGAGGATTCAATGATGATGAGATCTGTGATTTTGTTGAGCTGACCCGGGACAAGCCAATTGATATTCGCTTTATAGAGTTCATGCCTTTTGATGGGAATGTTTGGAATGTCAAGAAACTTGTACCCTACTCAGAAATGTTGGATACAGTG ATGAAACAGTTTCCAAGCTTAAAAAGAGATCAGGATCACCCTACAGATACGGCCAAAAATTTCACAATAGATGGGCATGAAGGTAGAGTTTCGTTTATCACATCAATGACTGAGCATTTCTGTGCTGGTTGCAATAGATTGCGGCTACTTGCTGATGGAAACTTCAAAGTCTGTTTATTTGGTCCTTCGGAG GTTAGTTTAAGAGATCCTTTGAGATGTGGTGCAGAGGATCATGAACTTAGGGAGATAATAGGAGCAGCG gtgaagaagaagaaagcttCACATGCTGGCATGTTTGATATAGCAAAGACTGCAAATAGGCCCATGATACATATTGGTGGATAA